TGGGAAAGAAAGAAGGCGGCTGCGGCGGCAGTGGCAGTGGCAGTGGCGGTGGAGATGAGAAAGGGAAGTGGTGGATGTGTAGCGGTAGTGGTGGGAAGTTTGTGAAAGGGGTTTGATTTGTGTAGGACAGCGGTATATACGCCGGTGCTCGTGGGTTCAAACCCCTGGAGCCAGccatggaagagagagagagagagtgtgtgtgtgtgtgtgtgtgtgggggggggggggggggggcggcggcGGATGATGGGGGGCTGGAGTTGAGCAGCCCAACTGGACAGTGAGCTTTTAGATTTGTACCACGTACCTTTGCAAGTAAGAACTTTCTTTCCATGGagggattttttatttttatttttatcaactGTTTCAACATGATTCTAAATTGCCTACCCAAAATACCAAAATTCTTACTTTACTTAGTCACAAAATATATCTCTCTTCCAATAGCCTAAGCAAATGCCTATTCAAATCAAAAAAccttttcttaaaaaagagaGACCCCAATGTATGAAGGTAGTAGCTAAAGCTGCATGGGATGAGGTTCGGGTAAGTGGCTGGGCCGGCTTTGTCATTATGCAGAAATTAAAAGGTATTAAAGACAGGCTAAGAGTTTGGAATAAAGAGGACTTCGAAGACATCAATTCTGCTCTTCAAGAAGCCGAAGCTAAAATGCATCACTTCGACACTCTATCTGAAGTTAGGCAATTGAATGACGAGGAAAAAGCACTAAGATGTTCTATCAAGTCAGATTATTGGAGGCTCTCTAAGTTGTCAGAATCTCTTTGGAAACAGAAATCTAGAGTCAAGTGGCTGAAATTGGGAGATAGAAACACGAGGTTTTTCCAAATCTCAGCTAACAACCGATTCAAGAGGAATTTGGTGGGTTCAATTAAGATGAACGGATGTCTGCTGGTGGAACTGGATCAGATCAAACAAGccgctgcaaaaaaaaattcggaaTAACTTTAAGGAAGATAGAAAGATCAGACCAGTGTTGGGGGGGTTCTTTTCCAGAACGATAGAGTCGGCTATAGCGTCGCAACTTGAGAAACAATTTGAGGAGAAGGAAATTTTGGTAGCCCTGCAAGGATGTAGTAGTCTCAAAGCACCAGGACCCGACGGCTTCAATTTCTCTTTTGTCAAGAAAGGGTGGGATTTTATGAAAGAGTCGGTCACTCAATTCTTCACTGAGTTCCATGCCAATGGGAAGCTTACTAAAGAGGTATCAATTCCACTTTTGTTTCATTGATTCTTAAGGTAGCTTGTCCGGTTTCTTTTAAAGAATATAGACCCATTAGTATGGTGGGATGGGTCTATAAGGTTCTATCTAAAGTATTGGCGAATAGAATCAAAGAGCATATGCGATTAGTCATTGGGGAGTCCCAAGCTACCTTTGTATGTGGGAAACAAATTCTTGATGGCGTTCTTATAGCCAATGAGGCCATTCACAGCTGAAAAAATAGGGCGCACGGGGGCCTTATTTTAAAGCTAGATTTGAAAGAGCATACGATTGTGTCAATTGGAGCTTTCTAAACAACATGATATTGAGGATGGGATTTGGGGACAGGTGGAGAGGATGGATTATGGAGTGTTGCTCGACGGTCTCTATGTCAATATTAATCAATGGTTCAGCATCTCAGGATTTTTGTACCCATAAGGGGTTGAGGCAGGGGGATCCCCTATCACCTTTCCTCTTTAATATTATTGTGGAAGCCCTTAACATAATGCTAGAAAGAGCAAAGGAAGCGAATATTATCAAAGGAACTAAATTGGGGAGTAATGGGGTCTCATTAACTCACCTACAATTTGCGGATGATACCATTCTCTTTTGCAACAACGACCCGGAGGAGTTGGCAAACATTAAAAGAATCTTAAGGTGCTTTCAACTGATGTCTGGTTTGAGAATTAACTTCTCAAAAAGCTCTCTTTGCAGAGTGAACGTTCCACCCGAAGCGATAACTTCACTGGCTCGTATTTTAGGGTGTAAGGTGGAAAAATTACCAATCAAATACCTTGGGTTGCCGTTAGGTGCAAACCCAAGTAGGATTAAGACTTGGGACCCCGTAATCGAAAGGACTGAGAAGATCCTGAGTATTTGGAGATCACAGTGTATTTCGACGGGGGGAAGGATTACCCTTATCAATTCCAACTCTGCAAACGTGCCTATCTACTTTATGTCTTTGTTTAAAATGCCAGTGGCAGTCGCGAGGAAGCTGGAGAAAATGTAGAGACAGTTCTTTTGGGGCGATACGAGcgataaaaaaaagatacaCATGGTAAAATAGGACGAGATTACAAGGAAGAAAGCTGACGGAAGGTTGGGGGTGAAAAAGATGCTTCAACATAATCTAGCACTTTTGGccaaatggtggtggagatttggtaCAGATAAAGGCTCTCTTTGGGTGAAAGTCATTAGAGACAAATACAAATTGGTTGGAAATTGTTGGCTCCCTTATGTTCATGGCTCAGGTTCAACCTCAAGAATTTGGAGAATTCCTCATCTCATTTGGGATACTCCATCCGTGAGAGCTTCAGAGTACAAGTAAATTCAGGTAATGCTACGGCGTTCTGGGAACATGTTTGGTTGGGTGAGTTACCCTTGAAAGAAGAATATCCTAGACTGTTTTCATTATCTTCTCAAAAGGAGGAACTGATCTGTAATATGAGGGGTGACGCTGCTGGTGGATCTTGGGACCTTCTATTTAGGAGAGGCTTGATTGGGCGGGAGAAAGGAGAGATGGTTAACCTAAGGCTGCGATTGCAACAGGTGACATTAATCCAATCGAAGCCCGATGAGTTATTGTGGCGGTGGACGGGGGATGGTAAGTTCACTGTGAAATCAGCGTATGGCCCCTGGGAATTGCTGTCCTATTCAAGTAATACTTTTCTGGGTTCTATTTGGAAGAACTTAAGCCCTCCCAAGGTGGAAATTTTTGCTTGGTTGGCTGTCAAGGAAAAAGCTACTACCGGGTCAGAACTTCTTAGTAGAAATGTGATAAATGAAATTCATTTAGCCTTGTGTCCTCTCTGCTCTATGCATCTTGAATCAAATCAGCATTTATTTCTCCATTGCCATTTCTCTTGGAGTGTCTGGTCAATAATTTTAGAGTGGTGGAATATGAAATGGGTGTGCCCGGTCTCCGTTCCGAATTTAGCAAGTTGGTGGTTGCAAATGGATTTTCCAATTTGGAGAAACATATTTGGGAAGCATGCTTCTATGCAACGTTTTGGTCCCTATGGTTGGTGAGGAATGATTACATCTTCAATAACTCAGCAAAACAGGCCTGGGAAGTGGGAGATGTAGTTAAAACTATGGTCGCAATGTGGATGAAGGTCAAGTTCGACATCAAGGTCTATACGGTGGAAGAGTTTAAGGTCTTTCTGGATGGTATCCGAAAACTAAAATTGTAACTTAGATTGAGGTGTGTTATCCAACTGTTAGTTGGATgtgtttgtattttcttttggtgCTTCTAGGCTCTACGAGCTAGGATGTATTCCCTCGATGTAACCCTTTCGAGTTctataaaaagtttcgtttgccgagcaaaaaaaaaaaaaaaacgggcaAGAGACGAGGGCTCCGACGAGGCCGTTGGTTCCCATTTTTAGCCCCTTTCCTCGTCAAAACCTGTAACTCACACGAGGATGGTGGATCCGACGaggctattggagatgctcttatgccttgtttgtttcaccttttgaaaaatatttttcaaaaaatatcttatactttcaatcattactcttcatTTATTatacttattttcaatcattattttcatttttctctctatttctctccacttattactctgACTTCTAATCATTagtctcataaaaaatttctcaaaaactcatccaaacacaatattAATGTCCAGCACTATTATTCTTCACGAATTTTTGTATGGTATTAATTAATAAGTATATATTTAGCACTAAACTTTACAAAAACATATACCCCTCCGTTTTATATTCATATTGAGAGTTCATTACAAAAAGTggtgtaaataaaaaaatcaactacttctgtgtataattttttgaatttttttaccaaattaaACTACTAACctagatctttaatacggtacaaaaaaaaattaaaaattatatacaaaagtagttaatttttttgatttaaaaaatgacaagagAAAGAGTATGAGACTCTTACTATGGAGGAAGTATAATGAATAAAAGCATTTAAACAACACGTAACGGCGCCCAAAACCACCGAATAATTTTCCTATTTCATGCTCCTCCTCCATCACCTATCAACATCCATGTAACATCATGTCCTGTCCTCCTAGAAGAGGGTTTGGTACAAGGCATAAAAAAAGTGAAACCGATCACTGTGTAAATTTCCCCTTTTCAGTTCATTCGGAACGTGGTTGAAAACCTCTGTCATGCTACGTTTctttggcaattttttttccgCCTCTTGGGTATGTTATTCAATAGTCTCGGAATACCACGTGACATGTCTTACATGGTGCTTTCGGTCAATAAATTTTTGCTATCCACGCTAAGTAGGTTAATTATTGTCTCCCAACCATCCAACAAGAGAAGATCGATGACTATGTGTCACCCGTAAAAATTTTCGCTACGTGATTAGTTGGAAGCACCACGTGAACATGTCACATGGTAGTCCAtgactactgaataattactcttaaCTTCTTTGTATGTGAAAAGGAGAAGTGCAACAAATAAACACCCATAATTACACAAACACAATTCTACCGACACTAACAATTAATGCACGTGAAGCCCACGTACACGCTTATACAAGCATCTTTGCACGTATTGTAATGCACGTGAAACCCACGCACTGTATTGTGAGTGACTATGCAATTACGTTTGTGTAAGTGTGTGCggcctttatttttttagtgaaaaataaaaaaacacataagGTGGACCTCTTTGTCTCTCTTTTATTTAGTGTGTATGTATTATCATTTCATACCTGTTTAATTTATCGTTACGTAATTTATTGTGAACAGTTGTGAACAACGCAACGCAACATGATACTCCTAGTGAATTGAATAATTACCATGTTTTGGTTGCATGATGATAATTATAGTCGCAGTATCACAAAATCCACCTCACTTAGACAACAACGCAGCATGATACTCTCAGTGTATTGAATAAACGTTGATGTGTTTACATTGGCAACAATAAATTCTACTCCACTTAGTTAATTTCTCAATTACGTAAAACACATAAAGCAGACCTCTTTGTCTCTCTTTTATTTAGTAGTTTAGTATATGTATTATCATGTCTTACTTGTTAAATTTATCGTTATGTAACTTACTGTGAACAGCTATGAACAACTTAACATGATGCTCCTAATGTATTGAATAATTACCATGTTTTGGTTGCATGATGATAATAGTCGTGGTATTACAAAATCAACTTCACTTAGGCGACAACGCATCATGAATAAAAGTCGATGTGTCTGCATTGGCAACAATAAATTCCACTCCACTTAGTTAAGTGCTTAATTAAATAATTAGCTCGTAAGAAGTTTTATGGGCTAGCTAAACTATTAATTAgttggaaaaaattatttaaaatagTTTTAGTTAAgatatattcaaaaaaattaattaaagtaTCATTTAGTTGGGAGGATTTCACTCTTGAATGGAAGGTTGGCCAAAATTAAACAACGCTTTATCATTTGGTAAAAATTGACTAATATTCCAATAACCTGGCCAATGCAAGGTAAACAAATACCCAAATGCTAGTAAATAACGATAATCAATTGTGAGGGAAAGTATAATCAGAATTCCAAAAATTTATTCGAAGGTGATTTTTGtattatatattttcaattcattttttttttataaatgtaATTTGACAGAGTCCATTctatacaaaatgtattaaTAGGTTGGCCAAATAGACCATAGTGGATTCTCTAAGgataaactttttcaaaataattttgttagtcttttATATATTCGATATATATAGTTCAACATATTTTTAGTACTCTCTTAGACCGTTTTTACATAAACGAATTCATCTTTTCAATCTTATGAAGAGTTCAATAAATTGGTTGCAGTATTTTCCTAATTATAGAGTGCTCGTGTAAAATACGAATCACCTTTCTATAACTTGTACCCGAATTCCGTTTCGTtaaggattttattttttgagtatttatttttcgttttacgaaacatgtcattctctcacaagaCATCACTTGTAATTCATAAAATAAAGTACTTATATAGCTAGAGCTAGCTAGGGAAGGATACGAGGTCTTTATTTTGAAGGAAATTCGTATGAAGGGTTTTTCCTTCCTACATGCAAAATCAGAATTGAGGCCTTTTATTCGAACAGTTAAATGAAAAAAGTCCACTCAAAGCGTCTCCAACTACACTGTTGTAATTCCTTCGATCTAAATTGCTGGGTTTTTTTTCGAGTTATTTTGGAAATAGAGTGAAAAATATAGACCATTTTTTAAGGTTCACAAAGGGAACATCTACGGTGCACACTATTGGCATACGATGTACCGGCCAGTAATATTGAccgcttttcttttttggtagaGAGGGAAGAGAGTAATTTCACTTGACCTCTCACCTAGACAATCACCTAGACAATCGATAACATTTTTCACTGAGAAGTGTAAATTTTACCAGTATATGTAATGGTGCATACCACATGCACCAAAAACTATTGAGAGACATAATATTTACCACTTAATATTTGTCCAATATATGCATAACATATATAATTATACGAGATGTGCATTGGAGCTCGAATGTTCGAGAGTTTTGAACTTTTGATATGGTCAAATCAAAATTGGCATCAGCACATTTTTTGTGGTGCCCGCTTCATGCGAAGGAATGAAGGTCGATGATGGATTTGGGAACGTGCGGCAGTAAGGCTTCgcttgttttgatgtaaaatactcgtattttttatgtaaaacattttttcagaaaataaatttcaaattgTTATTTTTCGGAATTTTGTTGgcacttaaaaaatattttcataaatcaacaaaatagtgtaaagagagaagggagcttaaacggtggagaaatctgagaatattggaattgaacgtgagtCAAGTATGGcgatcgagaaaactgagtagtgagaattgcagtaaacgaaccgaatcgagccaaatactacctccgtcctataatatttgtccggtccgcgaaacgaggactacaaaataatgcatttctttcgagaaaaatttaaatttttttcataagttaaaagaactcgttgagatctagtaaattgttgaattttttttcaacttttcttacaaaaatggtattatttttacgtctccattttgcggaccggacaaatattatgagacggagggagtattagaatGTTCAGAATCATTCATTAAGTTTTTCAGCGAACTCAAACTCGAGCCGAACACAATGAAAATTATGAAGAACCGAACTCGAACTGAGCTTGCTTAGGGTTGGGTCTAACTCGAGCTTATTCGCAAGTCTTAATGAGTTTCTATTGGGTTTTGCCGGTTCTACTTAATGGCCATATTTTTTCTCTCCGGGGCTCGACATGGTTGTTCTCCTCCACCGATCTCTCCTCCTGAGGTTGGTTCGGTCTTCTTGCCTAACGGCGAAGTGAGGAGGCGGCGGCGGTAGGTTGCTTTGGCCGGCTGCTCGGGTGGTGGTGCGTGGCAGGGACGAGCCGTGGGTTGGGTGTTGGTTTGGATTACAGAAAAGCTatgtgcacagcatgctgtgcacagACCCCTTTTTCTCTCGCCTCgagtcgcacaaagatgattggagccgctcatctttgtgcga
This DNA window, taken from Rhododendron vialii isolate Sample 1 chromosome 8a, ASM3025357v1, encodes the following:
- the LOC131298566 gene encoding uncharacterized protein LOC131298566 — its product is MVVEIWFNLKNLENSSSHLGYSIRESFRVQVNSGNATAFWEHVWLGELPLKEEYPRLFSLSSQKEELICNMRGDAAGGSWDLLFRRGLIGREKGEMVNLRLRLQQVTLIQSKPDELLWRWTGDGKFTVKSAYGPWELLSYSSNTFLGSIWKNLSPPKVEIFAWLAVKEKATTGVVEYEMGVPGLRSEFSKLVVANGFSNLEKHIWEACFYATFWSLWLVRNDYIFNNSAKQAWEVGDVVKTMVAMWMKVKFDIKVYTVEEFKVFLDGIRKLKL
- the LOC131298565 gene encoding uncharacterized protein LOC131298565; the protein is MKVVAKAAWDEVRVSGWAGFVIMQKLKGIKDRLRVWNKEDFEDINSALQEAEAKMHHFDTLSEVRQLNDEEKALRCSIKSDYWRLSKLSESLWKQKSRVKWLKLGDRNTRSNKPLQKKIRNNFKEDRKIRPVLGGFFSRTIESAIASQLEKQFEEKEILVALQGCSSLKAPGPDGFNFSFVKKGWDFMKESVTQFFTEFHANGKLTKEVLSKVLANRIKEHMRLVIGESQATFVCGKQILDGVLIANEAIHS